GGGGTCGTCGTAGGCGGTGCCGGGCGCGGCCATGTCGCGCAGCGCGCGGGCCTGCACGGTCGGCATGAAGATGCCCTCGCCGATCAGCCAGTCTCCCTCGCCGGCGTCCTGCCCGAGCAGGCGCTGCTTGAGGCAGGAGGCGAACACGTCGGCGACGGACTCGTTGAGCGCGCCGGACTGGCCGCGGTAGGTCAGGTCGGCGGTGTGCTCGATGACGGCGTGCGCGAACTCGTGGGCCAGCACGTCCACCGGCTTGGTGAAGCGCTCGAAGATCCGGCCGTCCCCATCGCCGAAGACCAGCTGGGTGCCGTCCCAGAAGGCGTTGTTGTAGTCGGTGCCGTAGTGGACGGTGAGGCTCACGGGAGCGCCGGCGGCGTCGTGGGAGTCGCGACCGAGCTCCTCGGCGAACATCGCGAGCGTGGCCGCGATCCCGTCCGCGGCCTCGTCGACCGCCACGTCGTCCGTGGCCGGCTCGCCCGCGCGCCGGGCCGGCGTGCCGGGCAGGGACGTGCGCGAGCCGGCGTCGTGCACCGTCCAGGCCGCCTCCTCCGCCACGGCCGCGGCCGGACCACGGGCGATGGCGCCGCGGCGCAGCCTGAGCTCGTCGTCGTAGGCCGCCCGCTCGGGGCCGTCGACGCGCTCGGCGAGCCAGGGCGGGATGAACGTGCAGCGGTCGTGGGCGAGGTGGGTGTCCCGAGAGGTCATGGGACATCTCTACCCCGCGGCTCCGACACCCGGTAGGCCCCCGCGTGCGGGACCGGGTCCCCCGCGCTGCGCGAGGCGTCGCGAAGTCTCGAAATCGCGTCCCCCGCACTAGACTTTCCACGCTGCGGCCGTGTCGGCCGCGCCCGGCCGCACGGCCACTCGCTCGTTTCCGCCCCGGAAGGCTCCTGCATGTCCACCCAGTCCCGCTCCGACCTGCGCAACGTCGCGATCGTCGCCCACGTCGACCACGGCAAGACCACGCTGGTCGACGCGATGCTCCGCCAGGCAGGCGCCTTCACCGCGCACCAGGCCGAGAGCGTCGCCGACCGCGTCATGGACTCCGGCGACCTCGAGCGCGAGAAGGGCATCACGATCCTCGCGAAGAACACCGCCGTCCACTACGCCGGCCCCGCCGGTGGCGGCCAGCCGATGGTCATCAACATCATCGACACCCCCGGCCACGCCGACTTCGGTGGCGAGGTCGAGCGCGGCCTGTCGATGGTCGACGGCATCGTGCTCCTCGTCGACGCCTCCGAGGGCCCGCTCCCCCAGACCCGCTTCGTGCTGCGCAAGGCGCTCAACGCCGACATGCCGGTCATCCTGGTCGTCAACAAGACCGACCGCAGCGATGCGCGGATCAGCGAGGTCGTCGACGAGAGC
This sequence is a window from Nocardioides sp. S5. Protein-coding genes within it:
- a CDS encoding protealysin inhibitor emfourin produces the protein MTSRDTHLAHDRCTFIPPWLAERVDGPERAAYDDELRLRRGAIARGPAAAVAEEAAWTVHDAGSRTSLPGTPARRAGEPATDDVAVDEAADGIAATLAMFAEELGRDSHDAAGAPVSLTVHYGTDYNNAFWDGTQLVFGDGDGRIFERFTKPVDVLAHEFAHAVIEHTADLTYRGQSGALNESVADVFASCLKQRLLGQDAGEGDWLIGEGIFMPTVQARALRDMAAPGTAYDDPEVGADPQVGHMDDYVVTAADNGGVHLNSGIPNKAFQLAAVAMGGRAVEGAGRIWYAALAGGDVPPGADFATFAAATVAAAGEHGDVVREAWGQVGVEPGGTGAATPVAAAAGRLRVERSGGFVGRTQAAEVDLDDPTEPDLPALVADALSHPVVKASPPRPDMYLYTFTVAGNDPVSIPEDLLSDAQRELARRLLEGGHDV